The proteins below come from a single Macaca fascicularis isolate 582-1 chromosome 9, T2T-MFA8v1.1 genomic window:
- the UBTD1 gene encoding ubiquitin domain-containing protein 1 isoform X1, translating to MGNCVGRQRRERPAAPGHPRKRAGRNEPLKKERLKWKSDYPMTDGQLRSKRDEFWDTAPAFEGRKEIWDALKAAAYAAEANDHELAQAILDGASITLPHGTLCECYDELGNRYQLPIYCLSPPVNLLLEHTEEESLEPPEPPPSVRREFPLKVRLSTGKDVRLSASLPDTVGQLKRQLHAQEGIEPSWQRWFFSGKLLTDRTRLQETKIQKDFVIQVIINQPPPPQD from the exons GACGCAATGAGCCCCTGAAGAAAGAGCGGCTCAAGTGGAAGAGCGACTACCCCATGACTGACGGGCAGCTGCGGAGCAAACGGGATGAGTTCTGGGACACAGCGCCTGCCTTTGAGGGCCGCAAGGAGATCTGGGATGCCCTCAAGGCCGCCGCCTATGCTGCTGAAGCCAACGACCACGAGCTGGCCCAGGCCATCCTGGATGGAGCCAGCATCACCCTGCCTCATG GCACCCTCTGTGAATGCTACGATGAGCTGGGCAATCGCTACCAGCTGCCCATCTACTGCCTGTCACCGCCCGTGAACCTGCTCCTGGAGCACACGGAGGAGGAGAGCCTGGAGCCCCCCGAGCCCCCACCCAGCGTGCGCCGTGAGTTCCCGCTGAAGGTGCGCCTGTCCACAGGCAAGGACGTGAGGCTCAGCGCCAGCCTGCCCGACACGGTGGGGCAGCTCAAGAGGCAGCTGCATGCCCAGGAGGGCATCGAGCCATCGTGGCAGCGGTGGTTCTTCTCCGGGAAGCTGCTCACAGACCGCACACGGCTCCAGGAGACCAAGATCCAGAAAGATTTTGTCATCCAGGTCATCATCAACCAGCCCCCACCACCCCAGGACTGA
- the UBTD1 gene encoding ubiquitin domain-containing protein 1 isoform X2 — protein sequence MTDGQLRSKRDEFWDTAPAFEGRKEIWDALKAAAYAAEANDHELAQAILDGASITLPHGTLCECYDELGNRYQLPIYCLSPPVNLLLEHTEEESLEPPEPPPSVRREFPLKVRLSTGKDVRLSASLPDTVGQLKRQLHAQEGIEPSWQRWFFSGKLLTDRTRLQETKIQKDFVIQVIINQPPPPQD from the exons ATGACTGACGGGCAGCTGCGGAGCAAACGGGATGAGTTCTGGGACACAGCGCCTGCCTTTGAGGGCCGCAAGGAGATCTGGGATGCCCTCAAGGCCGCCGCCTATGCTGCTGAAGCCAACGACCACGAGCTGGCCCAGGCCATCCTGGATGGAGCCAGCATCACCCTGCCTCATG GCACCCTCTGTGAATGCTACGATGAGCTGGGCAATCGCTACCAGCTGCCCATCTACTGCCTGTCACCGCCCGTGAACCTGCTCCTGGAGCACACGGAGGAGGAGAGCCTGGAGCCCCCCGAGCCCCCACCCAGCGTGCGCCGTGAGTTCCCGCTGAAGGTGCGCCTGTCCACAGGCAAGGACGTGAGGCTCAGCGCCAGCCTGCCCGACACGGTGGGGCAGCTCAAGAGGCAGCTGCATGCCCAGGAGGGCATCGAGCCATCGTGGCAGCGGTGGTTCTTCTCCGGGAAGCTGCTCACAGACCGCACACGGCTCCAGGAGACCAAGATCCAGAAAGATTTTGTCATCCAGGTCATCATCAACCAGCCCCCACCACCCCAGGACTGA